The following coding sequences are from one Leptospira mayottensis 200901116 window:
- a CDS encoding CapA family protein encodes MFFSLFQILEIFKNPVLRVRNRKSRNRFYFSKHLIRLFRASNGKLYCFLSELTSGFFFSAFLIFWILKCKDALQRRINRQKFPNTIQYVLMSHSTVRVVTMRVTPKFLLLGWILIFFFLSISCSPEFLKDSSVKDSETNSPSALAVFQDKIDSVLHPEHNHDPELLKVLAGGDVMFNWGIRDTIQKHGEIAPVKGLKSLFSEADFRMVNLETPVVASKTEESKKAYIFTAHEKDLDSLKFLGVDMVFLGNNHSFDHGQRGMDETLGILNKNNILNVGAGKKLPQVLNPLNLSLKGTDLRVHSVTAIAERSHYATHTKSGVAPFLLSSLQATFLEKHSSRFKNHSSPIRIVSLHWGIEYSPFPTPDQRKIARTLIDSGVKIVIGHHPHIPQGVEIYRGGVILYSLGNLIFGSRNSYLNHNLVAIFHIRRNRLERVELVPIFGKFQKEDHRIRPVIGQEAQEFLHEIAVLSAEFGTQFRIEGDRAFLDLPTNSPLTPVFRRKK; translated from the coding sequence GTGTTTTTTTCTCTTTTTCAGATCCTTGAAATTTTTAAAAATCCAGTATTAAGAGTTCGAAATCGAAAAAGCCGAAATCGGTTTTATTTTTCGAAGCATTTGATTCGTCTTTTTAGGGCATCAAATGGAAAACTTTACTGTTTCCTGTCAGAACTTACGTCAGGATTTTTTTTCTCGGCTTTTTTAATTTTTTGGATTCTCAAATGCAAGGACGCTCTACAGCGTCGTATAAATCGTCAGAAATTTCCAAATACGATTCAGTATGTTCTCATGTCGCATTCTACGGTCCGAGTTGTGACGATGAGAGTGACTCCTAAGTTTCTTTTATTAGGATGGATTCTGATATTTTTCTTTTTATCCATTTCCTGTTCTCCCGAATTTTTAAAAGATTCTTCTGTCAAAGATTCCGAGACAAATTCCCCGTCGGCTCTCGCGGTTTTTCAAGACAAGATCGATTCCGTTTTACATCCAGAGCATAATCACGATCCGGAATTACTCAAAGTTCTTGCGGGAGGAGACGTTATGTTTAATTGGGGGATCCGAGATACGATTCAAAAACACGGAGAAATTGCGCCCGTAAAAGGTCTAAAATCCCTTTTTAGCGAGGCTGACTTTAGAATGGTCAATCTGGAAACTCCTGTCGTTGCCTCCAAAACGGAAGAATCTAAAAAAGCTTATATTTTTACCGCTCATGAAAAAGATTTGGATTCTCTCAAATTTTTGGGAGTAGATATGGTTTTCCTTGGAAATAATCATTCTTTCGATCACGGTCAAAGAGGAATGGACGAGACTCTTGGTATATTAAATAAAAATAATATACTTAACGTGGGTGCAGGAAAGAAACTCCCGCAGGTCCTGAATCCTCTAAATTTAAGTTTGAAAGGTACGGACCTACGTGTTCATTCCGTGACTGCGATTGCCGAACGATCTCACTACGCGACTCACACGAAGTCGGGTGTGGCTCCTTTTCTGCTTTCTTCTTTGCAGGCGACGTTTCTTGAAAAACATTCTTCCCGTTTTAAAAATCATTCTTCTCCGATTCGGATTGTTTCCTTGCATTGGGGAATTGAGTATTCTCCCTTTCCGACTCCCGACCAGAGGAAAATTGCAAGGACTTTGATTGATTCTGGCGTAAAGATTGTGATCGGCCATCATCCTCACATTCCGCAGGGTGTCGAGATTTACAGAGGTGGGGTAATTCTCTATTCTTTGGGAAATTTGATTTTCGGAAGTAGAAATTCCTACCTTAACCACAACTTAGTTGCGATTTTCCATATCCGTCGTAACCGCTTGGAGCGGGTAGAGCTCGTTCCGATTTTCGGAAAATTTCAAAAAGAAGATCATAGGATCCGACCGGTAATAGGTCAGGAAGCACAGGAGTTCCTACATGAAATCGCGGTTCTTTCGGCGGAATTCGGTACTCAATTTCGAATCGAAGGAGACAGAGCGTTTCTAGATCTTCCGACAAATTCTCCCTTGACCCCGGTCTTTCGGCGCAAAAAATAG
- a CDS encoding TA system VapC family ribonuclease toxin — translation MGYLLDVNVLVALSDSNHIFHEKTWQWFDRKAKNSWATCPITQNALVRIISRSSYPGSPGGIEVASAILHSLLKVKGHRFIPDNISIDSPSFYLNIVSVKSKQLTDIYLLALSVSHKVRFATFDSKIPYDAVDRGKEYLELIAT, via the coding sequence ATGGGATATCTTTTGGATGTAAACGTTTTAGTTGCTCTGAGCGATTCCAATCATATCTTTCATGAAAAAACATGGCAATGGTTCGATCGAAAAGCGAAAAACAGTTGGGCCACTTGTCCGATCACTCAAAACGCATTGGTGCGGATTATAAGTCGTTCTTCCTATCCAGGAAGTCCGGGAGGGATAGAGGTTGCTTCGGCGATTTTACACTCTCTCTTAAAGGTAAAGGGTCATCGATTTATTCCGGATAACATTTCTATTGATTCTCCGTCCTTTTATCTCAATATCGTCTCCGTAAAGTCGAAACAACTTACGGATATTTACCTTTTGGCTTTGAGTGTTAGCCATAAGGTAAGATTCGCCACCTTCGATTCTAAAATTCCATACGATGCGGTTGATCGTGGAAAAGAATATTTGGAATTGATCGCAACTTAA
- a CDS encoding IS110 family transposase, whose protein sequence is MKRKVYVGMDVHKETIRIACLTNNTKEIVKEQQIKHNEVQIKKFVNKLKSEWNEIHSCYEAGVTGYPLYRYLKSLGVNCILVAPGKIPRQSSDKIKTDKRDAIKLAKLLRSGELESIHVPSEEDEAVRDYLRSRDSLRLDLGRNRQRLMKFLLRKGITYSATKYWTVSHNKWLNNLQFNNEILQETFNDYYSRVRVQEENLKAMDKRIQEIAESEPYREKVGILRCFRGVDYLTAMFLLCEVCDFKRFKTAGSFMSFLGLVPGEYSSGSKRKQTGITKTGSPRLRRILTEAAWQHRFPGTGSKIVTARRSGQPALVVALAEKASLRLHKKFRNLQQRGKTPQVMITAVSRELSGFLWAAMNLVA, encoded by the coding sequence ATGAAAAGAAAAGTATATGTAGGAATGGATGTCCACAAAGAAACGATTAGAATTGCGTGTTTAACGAACAATACAAAGGAAATAGTAAAAGAACAGCAGATAAAACATAATGAGGTTCAGATCAAAAAGTTCGTCAATAAACTAAAATCAGAATGGAACGAGATACATAGTTGTTACGAGGCGGGAGTAACCGGTTATCCACTTTACAGATATCTCAAGTCTTTGGGAGTGAACTGTATCCTTGTAGCACCCGGAAAGATACCAAGACAAAGCTCGGATAAGATCAAAACGGATAAGAGAGATGCAATCAAATTAGCAAAATTATTACGAAGTGGAGAATTAGAATCGATTCATGTACCGAGTGAAGAGGACGAAGCGGTAAGGGATTATTTGAGATCCCGTGACAGCCTTCGTTTGGATTTAGGAAGGAATCGTCAAAGGTTGATGAAATTCTTATTAAGAAAGGGTATAACTTACTCAGCAACAAAGTATTGGACAGTCAGTCATAACAAATGGTTGAACAATCTACAGTTTAACAACGAGATCCTTCAAGAGACGTTTAACGACTATTATAGTCGGGTAAGAGTTCAAGAAGAGAATTTAAAAGCGATGGATAAGAGGATACAAGAGATAGCGGAAAGTGAACCGTATCGAGAGAAAGTGGGAATATTAAGATGTTTCCGAGGAGTGGATTATCTAACCGCAATGTTTTTACTTTGTGAGGTTTGTGACTTCAAACGATTCAAAACAGCCGGTTCGTTCATGAGTTTTTTAGGACTTGTTCCGGGAGAATATTCCAGCGGTTCCAAAAGAAAACAAACAGGGATAACAAAAACTGGAAGTCCCAGACTTCGAAGAATATTGACAGAAGCAGCTTGGCAACATCGTTTCCCTGGAACAGGAAGTAAAATTGTAACCGCACGTAGATCGGGACAACCTGCGTTAGTTGTTGCTTTGGCGGAAAAAGCATCTCTCAGATTACACAAGAAGTTTCGTAATCTACAGCAAAGAGGAAAAACTCCTCAGGTAATGATAACGGCAGTTTCAAGAGAGTTATCCGGATTTCTTTGGGCAGCGATGAATCTGGTTGCATAG
- the dnaB gene encoding replicative DNA helicase, whose product MQSDSLYEPESERAFLGFLLLKGTDNLIDIPVAPEDFYVDLHRRVYRAIGDLVDKRITIDPVSVLNFLKENSLLKDEEKEFNYIYSLYRDTVVTQPLAYYAARIKRFSERRTYAKILQESLEFVRKEPGDNESVFNTVEKNLTEISRSIDVKGLLPVSSDKASLSDYIMEIMKNRGQITGLRTNFTKLDEATSGLKEHELMILAARPGNGKTTFALNIASNVALVYNQPVVIFSLEMSRIELLLKMVCADAQVESMKLKKSELTRADAPKLLESIVRVTSAPIYIDDSGGLTIDDFKGRVRKLLTTEKIGLVVVDYLQLMSDPKNKDGGRQQEVASISRSLKQMAKEARCPIIALSQMSRAVEQRSKDQKPQLSDLRESGAIEQDADIVSFIYREEKVKGEDEISPEMRGKAEIIIAKNRSGPIGSFHLAFRPELSRFDNID is encoded by the coding sequence ATGCAGTCCGACTCCTTATACGAACCGGAATCCGAAAGGGCCTTTTTAGGATTTCTGCTTCTCAAAGGGACGGACAACCTGATCGATATTCCAGTCGCTCCCGAGGACTTTTATGTGGATCTTCACAGAAGGGTTTATCGGGCGATCGGTGATCTTGTCGATAAGCGGATCACCATCGATCCGGTTTCCGTTCTAAACTTCCTGAAAGAAAATTCTCTTCTCAAAGACGAAGAAAAGGAATTCAATTATATTTATTCTCTCTACCGTGATACGGTAGTCACCCAGCCGCTTGCGTATTATGCCGCTCGGATCAAACGTTTTTCCGAACGGAGGACGTATGCCAAAATTCTCCAGGAGTCCTTAGAGTTCGTCCGTAAAGAACCCGGAGATAATGAATCCGTCTTTAACACGGTAGAAAAAAATCTTACCGAGATCTCAAGAAGTATAGACGTCAAAGGTTTGCTTCCCGTCTCTTCGGATAAGGCCTCTCTTTCCGATTACATCATGGAGATCATGAAAAATCGGGGACAGATCACCGGACTTCGCACGAACTTCACCAAATTGGACGAGGCGACTTCGGGACTCAAAGAACACGAGTTGATGATTCTTGCCGCTCGTCCCGGGAACGGAAAAACCACATTTGCTTTAAACATAGCGTCTAACGTGGCGCTCGTTTACAATCAGCCCGTTGTCATATTTTCTCTAGAAATGAGTCGAATTGAGCTTCTTCTCAAAATGGTTTGCGCGGATGCCCAGGTAGAATCCATGAAACTCAAAAAATCCGAACTTACCCGGGCGGATGCTCCCAAACTTTTAGAATCTATCGTTCGGGTTACCTCGGCTCCGATTTATATAGATGATTCGGGTGGTTTGACGATAGACGATTTTAAAGGTAGAGTACGTAAACTTTTGACCACAGAAAAGATCGGTCTGGTTGTCGTGGATTATTTACAACTTATGAGTGATCCTAAAAACAAGGATGGAGGTCGTCAACAAGAGGTGGCTTCGATCTCTCGTTCTCTCAAACAGATGGCCAAGGAAGCGAGATGTCCGATCATCGCACTTTCTCAGATGTCTAGAGCGGTGGAACAAAGATCCAAGGATCAAAAACCGCAACTTTCCGATCTCAGGGAATCAGGCGCGATCGAGCAAGATGCAGATATCGTTTCGTTTATTTATCGGGAAGAAAAAGTAAAGGGAGAAGACGAGATCAGTCCGGAAATGCGAGGTAAGGCGGAAATTATCATCGCCAAAAACCGTTCCGGTCCTATTGGTTCTTTTCATCTTGCCTTTAGGCCTGAGCTCAGCAGATTTGATAATATAGATTAA
- the aspS gene encoding aspartate--tRNA ligase → MRKRKSLEQQNYKNRSWAGELSESQVGKKIFLYGWSFRFRDQGGVIFIDLRDRTGIIQVVARKELLGEEFILAEKVRSEYVLAVSGTLKKRDAESINLKMQTGTIEVVLDKLEILNVAKTPPFSLDEFDEVSEELRLKYRYLDFRREELKNRMIKRHEFIFAIRNYLNKRKFVEIETPILNKSTPEGARDFLVPSRLNPNQFYALPQSPQIFKQILMVGGMERYFQIVKCFRDEDLRADRQPEFTQLDMEFSFVSQEEILSEIEGLVSTIYKEVFNIQLTTPFPRMTYKTAIEEYGSDKPDLRFGMKLVDVSEIVKDCDFNVFSGAVKDGGTVKAICVPGGSVISRKEIEDYTAWLNRDYKAKGLAYMKHGSEGLESTITKRFKKEELDAISKACGSKEGDMLFFGADEREVVNHSLGALRLKLSERFETPKQNEINITWIVDFPMFEWNKDHKRWDALHHPFTSPSNESIPYFESMETLQKNAGNATAKAYDLVMNGVEIGGGSIRIHSREIQNQVFRVLGIGEEEAKEKFGFLLEALEFGAPPHGGLAFGIDRMLMLLTGGKSIRDVIAFPKTQKGLCLMSECPSPVEEKQLQELKIKLVKV, encoded by the coding sequence ATGAGGAAACGGAAGTCATTGGAACAGCAGAATTATAAAAATCGTTCTTGGGCCGGAGAATTAAGTGAATCCCAAGTAGGTAAAAAGATCTTTCTTTACGGCTGGTCGTTCCGTTTCCGCGATCAAGGTGGAGTGATCTTCATCGATCTCCGTGACAGAACCGGTATCATCCAAGTCGTCGCACGCAAAGAGCTTTTGGGAGAGGAGTTTATCCTCGCCGAAAAGGTTCGTTCCGAATACGTTTTGGCGGTAAGCGGTACGCTCAAAAAAAGAGACGCGGAGTCCATCAATCTGAAAATGCAAACCGGAACGATCGAAGTCGTTTTGGATAAATTAGAGATTTTGAATGTCGCCAAAACTCCTCCATTTTCGTTGGACGAATTCGACGAAGTCTCCGAGGAACTCAGGTTGAAATATCGTTATTTGGATTTTAGAAGAGAAGAACTCAAAAATCGGATGATCAAAAGACATGAGTTTATATTCGCGATTCGTAATTATCTTAATAAACGTAAATTTGTGGAAATCGAAACTCCTATCTTGAACAAATCCACTCCAGAAGGAGCCCGTGACTTTCTCGTTCCTTCCCGTCTCAATCCGAACCAATTTTATGCGCTTCCACAATCTCCTCAGATTTTCAAACAGATTCTGATGGTGGGAGGAATGGAACGTTACTTCCAAATTGTAAAGTGTTTTCGGGACGAAGACTTACGTGCGGATAGACAACCCGAATTCACTCAGCTCGATATGGAATTTTCGTTCGTTAGTCAGGAAGAGATCCTTTCCGAGATAGAAGGTCTTGTGTCCACGATTTATAAGGAAGTTTTTAATATTCAGCTTACGACTCCTTTTCCGAGAATGACCTATAAAACTGCGATAGAAGAATACGGTTCGGACAAACCGGATCTTCGTTTCGGAATGAAACTTGTAGATGTTTCCGAAATCGTTAAAGACTGCGACTTCAACGTATTTTCCGGAGCAGTAAAAGACGGAGGAACTGTGAAGGCGATTTGTGTCCCCGGCGGTTCGGTGATTTCCAGAAAGGAAATCGAGGACTATACCGCATGGTTAAACCGAGACTACAAAGCCAAGGGTCTTGCGTATATGAAACACGGAAGCGAAGGTCTGGAATCCACGATTACGAAACGTTTTAAAAAGGAAGAATTAGACGCCATCTCCAAAGCGTGTGGCTCCAAGGAAGGAGATATGCTCTTTTTCGGAGCGGACGAAAGAGAAGTCGTTAATCACTCGTTAGGCGCTCTTCGTCTGAAACTTTCCGAACGTTTTGAAACTCCAAAACAAAATGAAATCAACATCACTTGGATTGTGGACTTTCCTATGTTTGAATGGAACAAGGACCATAAACGTTGGGATGCTTTGCATCATCCATTTACTTCTCCTTCGAACGAAAGTATTCCGTATTTTGAATCCATGGAAACTCTCCAAAAAAATGCCGGTAATGCGACCGCGAAAGCATACGATCTTGTGATGAACGGAGTCGAAATTGGAGGTGGTTCCATCCGGATTCATTCCCGTGAAATTCAAAATCAAGTGTTCCGGGTTCTGGGAATTGGAGAAGAAGAAGCCAAGGAAAAATTTGGATTTTTGCTCGAAGCCCTTGAATTCGGAGCTCCACCTCACGGAGGTTTGGCGTTCGGTATCGATCGGATGCTGATGCTTCTTACTGGAGGAAAATCGATCCGAGACGTGATCGCTTTCCCGAAAACTCAGAAAGGTCTTTGTCTTATGAGTGAATGTCCTTCTCCCGTCGAAGAAAAACAGCTTCAAGAGCTGAAGATCAAATTGGTAAAGGTATAA
- the rpsF gene encoding 30S ribosomal protein S6 translates to MRNYELTTITRVSSREVAKSEVQDTLKKFSVSVTADEDWGQRKLWHPIKHEEQGIFHHYKCSAEPSAIEKVEKEFLINQNILRSMVVRLNG, encoded by the coding sequence TTGAGAAACTACGAACTCACCACTATTACACGTGTGAGCTCTCGGGAAGTTGCAAAGTCCGAAGTTCAGGATACTTTGAAGAAATTTTCCGTGAGCGTTACCGCTGACGAAGATTGGGGCCAAAGAAAACTCTGGCATCCGATCAAACACGAAGAACAGGGCATTTTCCATCATTACAAATGCAGCGCCGAGCCGAGTGCCATTGAAAAAGTGGAAAAAGAATTTTTAATCAATCAGAACATCCTTCGTTCCATGGTCGTTCGCCTCAATGGCTAA
- the rpsR gene encoding 30S ribosomal protein S18, protein MSENEIKEERSERVEQGDVSAEMEGKPQRKQNKYKKKVCRFTADPELAKQINYKNIELLERFITNRGKIIPRRITGTSARYQRVLAREIRKARSIGLLPYKVN, encoded by the coding sequence ATGAGCGAGAATGAAATCAAAGAAGAACGTTCCGAAAGAGTGGAACAAGGCGATGTTTCCGCAGAAATGGAAGGCAAGCCGCAAAGAAAACAAAATAAATACAAAAAGAAAGTCTGTCGTTTTACGGCCGATCCGGAACTTGCAAAACAAATCAATTATAAGAACATCGAACTTTTGGAAAGATTCATCACAAATCGTGGAAAGATCATTCCTAGAAGAATCACTGGAACTAGTGCTCGTTATCAAAGAGTTCTCGCTCGTGAAATTCGAAAAGCGAGAAGCATCGGGCTTCTTCCTTACAAGGTGAACTGA
- a CDS encoding single-stranded DNA-binding protein yields MANDINRVTLVGRLTRDPEFKSINGTSLVNFSLANGRTYVSNGEKREESHFFDCEVWGKPADIIQQYCKKGKQIAIEGRLKQDTWETPEGKKASRIRIVVENFQLLGSKDDSNSMGGSSSGGSSTFGGSSSPSPEYYNPPAPDGDDDIPF; encoded by the coding sequence ATGGCTAATGATATCAATAGAGTGACTCTGGTCGGTCGTTTAACGCGGGACCCAGAGTTCAAATCGATCAATGGTACTTCTCTTGTAAATTTCTCTTTGGCCAATGGTAGGACCTATGTGTCTAACGGAGAAAAAAGAGAGGAGTCCCATTTTTTCGATTGTGAAGTCTGGGGGAAACCGGCCGATATCATTCAACAATATTGCAAAAAGGGAAAACAGATTGCCATTGAAGGAAGATTAAAGCAGGACACATGGGAAACACCGGAAGGTAAAAAAGCATCTCGAATTCGCATCGTTGTGGAGAATTTCCAACTTTTAGGCTCCAAAGACGATTCTAATTCGATGGGTGGATCTTCTTCCGGCGGATCTTCAACATTCGGGGGAAGTTCGTCACCCTCTCCGGAATATTATAACCCTCCTGCACCAGATGGAGACGACGACATACCGTTTTAA
- a CDS encoding DASS family sodium-coupled anion symporter — translation MKRNLILIIGTLLLVGILFFVQIRFVFPLSIAIMICIFVLAAVFWVTEPIPGYATSILVIFLEIIFLANPIGIPGFVFPQNKNPSIAIFLSSLADSSIMLFLGGFVLAKACVKTGLDRFFANRIIRKFGVKSHQVLLGFMFTTGFISMWMSNTATTSMMIALSFPLLQILPEKEPFRKALILGIPFAANIGGVGTPIGSPPNIIAMGILRQQGIIIPFGTWMFFAVPLVVVLILFTWFLLLKLFPQKNSLDLVVEFQEPEGGAKSFSFRVTSIIFLGTVVLWFTENLHGVPAGVVALLPLILFPTFGILNEKDINSLDWSVLILITGGIGIGVGFQQSGMGPWFSGILRPITKPEYAISVLFFLCILTLLLSTFMSNTAATNLLVPFAFPLSEVLFPGSNAYLLEICFGIALAASLAMSLPVSTPPNAIAYSVGGFEIKDMICAGLPVGIFGLIVVLSTYFAFL, via the coding sequence GTGAAACGCAACTTAATTTTGATTATTGGAACTTTGCTCTTAGTTGGAATTTTATTTTTCGTTCAGATCCGTTTTGTATTTCCTTTAAGCATTGCCATTATGATCTGTATTTTCGTTTTGGCCGCTGTTTTTTGGGTGACCGAACCGATTCCTGGATACGCCACTTCGATTCTCGTGATCTTTTTGGAAATTATTTTTTTGGCAAACCCTATCGGCATTCCTGGTTTTGTATTTCCTCAAAATAAAAATCCGTCCATTGCAATCTTTCTTTCTTCTTTGGCGGATTCTTCGATTATGTTGTTTTTGGGTGGTTTCGTATTAGCAAAAGCCTGCGTAAAGACGGGATTAGATCGTTTTTTTGCCAACCGGATCATTCGTAAATTTGGGGTGAAGAGTCATCAAGTGCTTCTCGGTTTTATGTTCACAACCGGATTTATATCAATGTGGATGAGCAATACGGCGACCACTTCTATGATGATCGCCCTTTCTTTTCCTTTGTTACAGATTTTACCGGAAAAAGAACCATTTCGAAAAGCATTGATCCTGGGAATTCCGTTTGCGGCGAACATAGGAGGAGTGGGGACCCCGATCGGATCTCCTCCGAATATCATCGCGATGGGAATTCTTAGACAACAAGGTATTATCATTCCCTTCGGAACTTGGATGTTTTTTGCGGTTCCTCTCGTAGTCGTTTTAATTTTATTCACTTGGTTCCTTCTTTTGAAATTATTTCCGCAAAAGAATTCCTTGGACTTAGTAGTAGAATTTCAAGAACCGGAAGGGGGAGCTAAATCCTTTTCGTTTAGAGTTACTTCGATAATTTTTTTGGGAACAGTTGTTCTTTGGTTTACCGAAAATTTACACGGAGTTCCGGCGGGAGTTGTCGCACTTCTTCCTTTGATTCTATTTCCTACATTCGGAATTTTGAACGAGAAGGATATAAACTCTTTGGATTGGTCCGTTTTAATTCTGATTACGGGTGGAATCGGTATCGGAGTAGGTTTTCAGCAGAGTGGAATGGGTCCCTGGTTTTCGGGAATCTTAAGGCCTATTACAAAACCGGAATATGCAATAAGTGTATTGTTTTTTCTTTGTATCCTGACTCTTTTGTTGAGCACTTTTATGTCGAACACCGCTGCGACAAATCTTCTGGTTCCGTTTGCGTTTCCGCTTTCTGAGGTGCTTTTTCCCGGATCAAACGCGTATCTTTTGGAAATATGTTTTGGGATTGCTCTTGCCGCTTCTCTAGCCATGTCTCTTCCTGTAAGCACTCCTCCAAATGCGATCGCATATTCGGTCGGGGGATTTGAAATCAAGGATATGATTTGTGCTGGTTTGCCAGTCGGAATTTTCGGTTTAATTGTTGTTTTGTCCACATATTTTGCATTTTTATAA
- the rplI gene encoding 50S ribosomal protein L9 yields MRVILQKDVINLGDAGDLKEVADGYARNFLFPKRLAVRANEGNTKAAFHQKKLGELKKEKRKKAMEAVATNLNGKEYDILVKTGGGEKLFGAVTPIDVASILKKNGFELDKRKIEIAEPIRNLGSYKIKIRLAEGIQPVITLHVKKEEE; encoded by the coding sequence ATGAGAGTGATTTTACAAAAAGACGTTATCAATCTCGGAGACGCGGGAGATCTAAAGGAAGTAGCCGACGGTTACGCGAGAAACTTTCTTTTTCCCAAACGACTTGCAGTCCGTGCCAACGAAGGAAATACCAAAGCCGCTTTTCATCAAAAGAAACTGGGCGAATTAAAAAAGGAAAAACGTAAAAAAGCTATGGAAGCCGTAGCGACAAACCTGAACGGGAAAGAATATGATATTCTTGTAAAAACCGGAGGGGGAGAGAAATTATTCGGAGCGGTGACTCCAATCGACGTAGCTTCTATCTTGAAGAAAAACGGCTTTGAGCTGGATAAAAGGAAGATCGAAATCGCCGAGCCGATCCGCAACCTGGGTTCCTACAAAATCAAGATTCGTCTTGCAGAAGGAATTCAGCCCGTAATCACACTTCACGTTAAAAAAGAAGAAGAGTGA
- a CDS encoding glycosyltransferase, giving the protein MEFGITVSIVLYKPNLSIFKESFFSLLNSIVYQISLTSKTIRYKIDVLDNSPVYGEEVEAILDGCAKEPSFQNHVEFRYVHFPENPGYGVANNRSILKSNTKFHLVLNPDIKMIPETLDLCVRYLEEHPGCDAVVPSVWDWESGSDEKRNIQFLVKSYPTVFVLFLRSFAPNVLKKIFRKYLNRYDLREKNWNQTQEDVPLISGCFIFAKTKSLQKIGGFDERFFLYFEDFDLSMRLNRKDYFPKIRIFHKGGNSSKKGFLHIRLFIVSACRFFTKFGWKLI; this is encoded by the coding sequence TTGGAATTTGGAATTACCGTTTCTATCGTATTATATAAACCGAATTTATCTATTTTTAAAGAATCATTTTTTTCGCTTCTGAACTCGATCGTATATCAAATCTCTCTCACTTCAAAAACGATTCGATATAAAATTGACGTCTTGGACAATTCTCCCGTATACGGAGAGGAAGTAGAAGCGATATTAGACGGTTGTGCGAAGGAGCCTTCGTTTCAGAATCATGTCGAATTTCGATACGTTCATTTCCCCGAAAATCCGGGTTATGGAGTGGCAAATAACCGTTCCATTTTAAAATCGAATACGAAATTTCATTTGGTTCTCAATCCAGATATCAAAATGATTCCGGAAACATTGGATCTATGTGTTCGTTATCTGGAAGAACATCCAGGCTGCGATGCGGTGGTTCCATCCGTTTGGGATTGGGAGAGTGGTTCTGATGAAAAACGTAATATACAATTTTTAGTAAAATCTTATCCTACCGTTTTTGTATTATTTTTGAGGTCTTTTGCGCCGAATGTTTTAAAAAAAATATTTCGAAAATACTTAAACCGATACGACCTAAGGGAAAAGAATTGGAATCAAACTCAGGAAGATGTACCTCTCATAAGTGGTTGTTTTATCTTTGCAAAGACCAAATCTTTACAGAAAATCGGTGGATTTGACGAAAGATTTTTTTTGTATTTTGAGGATTTTGATCTTTCGATGCGTTTGAACCGTAAGGATTACTTCCCGAAGATCCGAATTTTTCACAAAGGCGGAAACTCTTCTAAGAAAGGTTTTTTGCATATTAGGCTTTTTATTGTTTCCGCATGCCGATTTTTTACGAAATTCGGCTGGAAGTTAATTTAG